In Monodelphis domestica isolate mMonDom1 chromosome 3, mMonDom1.pri, whole genome shotgun sequence, the following proteins share a genomic window:
- the LINGO3 gene encoding leucine-rich repeat and immunoglobulin-like domain-containing nogo receptor-interacting protein 3: MFHTMTCWFQLLSLHLVLLNGAPGAGCPARCECAPQLRSVVCHRRRLTAIPEGIPTETRILELSRNRIRCLNPGDLAPYPLLEELDLSENIIAHVEPGAFGNLLHLQTLRLRGNQLKLIPPGVFTKLGNLTLLDLSENKLVILLDHMFQDLRNLKRLEVGDNDLVFISQRAFSGLLALEELTLERCNLTTLSGESLAHLQSLGALRLRYLGIPALEEHNFRRLPGLLHLEIDNWPLLEEVTASSLQGLNLSSLSVTYTNISAVPAAALRHLAYLTSLNLSYNPISTVPRGSFRDLVRLRELHLAGALLAVVEPQAFLGLRQIRLLNLSNNLLATLEESTFHSVNTLETLRVDGNPLACDCRLLWIVQRRKTLNFDGRLPSCATPAEVRGDALRDLPDSTLFEYFVCRKPKIRERRLQHVTATEGQAVSFFCRAEGEPEPSVTWVTPQHRVVTGASVGRARMLVGGTLEIREVQPQDSGTYVCVASNAGGNDTYFATLMVRPGANRTLGLGEAGELAAHNDTQSPRFPLDLTTILVSTAMGCITFLGVVLFCFLLLFVWSRGRGQHKSNFSVEYSFRKVDGPAAAAGQGGARKFNMKMI; encoded by the exons ATGTTCCACACCATGACATGTTGGTTTCAGCTCCTAAGCCTTCATCTGGTGCTCCTGAACGGGGCTCCGGGGGCTGGCTGTCCAGCCCGATGCGAGTGTGCCCCCCAGCTTCGGTCCGTAGTGTGCCATCGCAGACGTCTCACAGCTATCCCAGAGGGCATCCCTACAGAGACCCGAATCTTGGAGCTAAGCCGAAACCGCATCCGCTGCCTCAACCCTGGTGATCTGGCACCCTACCCCCTCCTGGAGGAGCTGGACCTAAGTGAGAATATTATTGCCCACGTAGAACCAGGCGCCTTTGGGAACCTGCTGCACCTGCAGACCCTGCGTCTTCGGGGCAACCAGCTGAAGCTCATTCCCCCGGGTGTCTTTACCAAGCTGGGCAACCTCACCTTGCTGGACCTAAGTGAGAACAAGCTGGTCATCCTGCTGGACCACATGTTCCAGGATCTCAGAAACCTGAAGCGGCTGGAGGTGGGGGACAACGACCTGGTCTTCATCTCCCAGCGGGCCTTCTCAGGATTGTtggccctggaggagctcacacTGGAGCGCTGTAACCTCACTACACTGTCCGGGGAGTCACTGGCGCACCTCCAGAGTCTCGGAGCTTTGCGGCTACGCTACCTGGGCATCCCTGCCCTGGAGGAGCACAACTTCCGCCGTCTGCCAGGTCTGCTCCATCTGGAGATCGACAACTGGCCCCTGCTTGAGGAG GTCACAGCCAGCAGCCTTCAAGGCCTCAACCTGAGCTCCCTGTCGGTGACCTACACCAACATAAGTGCGGTGCCGGCTGCGGCCCTGCGTCACTTGGCCTACCTCACCTCGCTCAACCTGTCCTACAACCCCATCAGCACAGTGCCCCGGGGCTCCTTCCGGGACCTGGTGCGCCTGCGCGAGCTTCACCTGGCAGGCGCCCTGCTGGCGGTGGTGGAGCCTCAGGCCTTCCTGGGCCTGCGGCAGATCCGACTGCTCAACCTCTCCAACAACCTCCTGGCCACGCTGGAGGAGAGCACCTTTCACTCGGTCAACACCCTGGAAACGCTGCGTGTGGACGGCAACCCGCTGGCCTGCGACTGCCGGCTGCTCTGGATCGTGCAGCGCAGGAAGACCCTCAACTTTGACGGGCGGCTGCCTTCCTGCGCCACACCCGCCGAGGTGCGCGGGGACGCGCTGCGCGACCTACCGGACTCCACGCTCTTTGAGTACTTTGTCTGCCGAAAGCCCAAGATCCGAGAGCGGCGGCTCCAGCACGTCACGGCCACCGAGGGCCAAGCGGTGAGCTTCTTCTGCCGGGCCGAAGGGGAGCCGGAGCCCAGCGTCACTTGGGTGACGCCACAGCACCGAGTGGTGACGGGGGCCAGTGTTGGGAGGGCCCGGATGCTGGTGGGCGGCACACTAGAGATCCGGGAGGTCCAGCCCCAGGACAGTGGCACCTACGTCTGTGTGGCCAGCAACGCTGGCGGCAATGACACGTACTTCGCCACGCTGATGGTGCGCCCCGGGGCCAACCGGACCCTGGGGCTGGGCGAAGCAGGGGAGCTGGCGGCTCACAACGACACGCAGTCGCCCCGCTTCCCCTTGGACCTTACCACCATCTTGGTGTCCACAGCCATGGGGTGTATCACCTTTCTGGGCGTCGTCCTCTTctgttttctccttctctttgtaTGGAGCCGAGGCCGGGGGCAACATAAGAGCAATTTCTCCGTGGAGTACTCCTTCCGCAAGGTGGATGGGCCGGCTGCTGCGGCTGGCCAAGGGGGCGCCCGCAAATTCAACATGAAGATGATCTGA